One region of Camelina sativa cultivar DH55 chromosome 6, Cs, whole genome shotgun sequence genomic DNA includes:
- the LOC104790108 gene encoding 26S proteasome non-ATPase regulatory subunit 10-like — translation MEIDAPKQPESKQKIRDEELFKAAEWGDSSLFMSLSPQQLANSLNFRNEDGRSLLHVASSFGHSQIVKLLSSSDDAKTVINSKDDEGWAPLHSAASIGNAELVEVLLARGADVNAKNNGGRTALHYAASKGWLEIAQLLLTHGAKINITDKVGCTPLHRAASVGKLEICEFLIEEGAEIDATDKMGQTALMHSVICDDKQVAFLLIRHGADVDAEDKEGYTVLGRATAEFRPALIDAAKAMIEAEG, via the exons ATGGAAATCGATGCTCCGAAGCAACCAGAGTCGAAGCAGAAGATCAGAGACGAAGAGCTATTCAAAGCAGCCGAATGGGGTGATTCATCCTTGTTCATGTCTTTATCTCCACAACAGCTCGCCAACTCTCTCAATTTCAGAAACGAAGACGGTCGCTCTCTCCTTCATGTCGCATCTTCCTTTGGCCATTCTCAA ATAGTTAAGTTGCTATCAAGTTCAGATGACGCAAAGACTGTAATCAATAGCAAGGATGATGAAGGGTGGGCTCCTTTGCATTCCGCTGCTAGCATCGGTAATGCTGAGCTCGTTGAGGTGCTTTTGGCCAGAG GTGCTGATGTTAATGCCAAAAACAATGGTGGTCGCACTGCCCTTCACTATGCTGCTAGCAAAGGCTGGTTGGAGATTGCTCAGCTTTTATTAACACACGGTGCAAAGATTAACATCACAGACAAG GTTGGTTGCACTCCGCTTCACAGGGCAGCAAGCGTGGGGAAGTTAGAAATTTGTGAGTTTCTTATTGAAGAAGGAGCAGAGATCGACGCCACGGACAAAATGGGCCAAACTGCACTCATGCATTCAGTCATCTGCGATGACAAACAG GTTGCGTTCCTGCTTATAAGACATGGTGCAGATGTAGATGCAGAAGACAAGGAAGGTTACACTGTTTTAGGCCGAGCTACCGCCGAATTCAGACCAGCTCTTATCGATGCTGCAAAAGCCATGATTGAAGCTGAAGGATAA